cgattcttttattttaactttAGGTCAGCATTTTCAATTCTCCCTTTAATAATGGTACATGCTAGCTAGGTGTCAATGTGATCCATCTTTCTGGTTGGGGGTTGGGGCAGTGGCTAGGTGTGGGGCAATTTAGGACACGTTAGGGTGTGATGTGAGTTAATCTGAGCCGAAGGTGTCAATTGCCTGCCCATGCAGCTCGGTTAGACATAAATGAAACATGTTTTAAGATTTTATACTTTGGTCGCAATTTTTTTCTTacccaaaaaattataaagaaaagggaaaaaaaaaactcaatacTTGACAATGACCTCAAAGGAAAAGTGAAGGGTATATTTTTAACCCCGGTGATctacaaaaatatatttcgtccaaaattttgaaaggACTGTTGAGcatataatatacaaaatattttattactaCCCAATTTTACTATTAATTATCATGTCACTTTGTTTTGTTACCTTGATGAGGtcttcgtcttttttccttttcttaatttatttttttctaaatttttcttctctctcttctcgtAAGACATTTACGTATATTTTCGCACTTTCCTACCTACACTTAAAATGGTGGCCGAAACCCTTTCACACCAACTGGAGACCCCAACTCCAATCTATCCACATCAGCATATTAAAACTCAACACAAATAATCTAAATAAACCCACGTAACATTAATTACTAAGTATAAATTAACTTCCAATTAGTTAGGGTTGCATGCAGCTTAAAACTATAATTAAGCACTTCTTCTGTCCTCCTTAGTTATGGTCTCCAAACTAGAACTAGaacattaattattttaaccTTAAAACGAAAAACGACACCGTCTTCAGTCACAAATGAAgaggagacagagagacagagagaggacGTGTACTCACTAGGACAGTCGCTGGCGCTGGCGTTTTTCAAGCTGCATGCAGTGGGGAGCTGAAGCAACTTGGCCACCTGGATCCCCATCTTCTTGATCTCGTCGCTGCCGCTGTTGGCCTGCTGCATGACGTAGCACAAGCACTCCGGCTCGCTGTCCTTTATACCCTTCACCGACTCGCAGCACTCCTTCGTCGGCGTCTCCGCCTTCCCCGTAGCGTAGCTCAGGCACACCGCCACCTTCTGAAACTGGTTGCTGCACTTCTGCGCCACAGTCGCTTCCGCACTCGCCTCCCTCACCGAACCAACGATCAAAAACAACGCCACCACCaacatcttcttcatcatcttcttcaacaagTAAGCTTGATATGAAATTTAGAAGGTATGATATAAAGAAGGGAAAACGAAAATCTATGGAGGGTTTGGACAGACTTCGACTCTATTTAGCCTTTAATTTATTGAAGGAGGGGAGATGGGTGTTGTGCGCTTTTAATTTGGGACGTACAGGTCAGCATCATGGAAGGAGGCTGTTTTTATGGGGATTTAAATGAAGGCCCGTCGGGGTAGTTGGGGTAGAGCAATTAAAGCCTCTGCAATGCATGCAGCTGAtgttgttgttggatttgTGTAATTGTATTTGtagaaaagagggaaaaagaGAGACGGAAGAGATTAGCTTTGCTTttaatgaaggaagttgagctGTAGCGCACACAGGTGTCGTGCCCATTGGCCACGTGGCGGCTCCGTGAGGTGCGAGATTTAGGAAGATAGGATGGTTGGAGTTTTCTCCTTATCGGGAGTTGTATTTCGCAATCAACGGCTCAGATTGTGACCTGGTCTTGTGAGTGAGTGAGGCCATACTACAAACAATTAATGATTGTAATTCATGGGGCCAGACCCCCATCAAAACTCAACCTAAATTTGGGCATTTTCACATTATCTGTACCGTGGAAATGTCGTTTACCGtctttgaggaaaaaaaagtcGTAACCCAGGGTAAACTAAAtactttatttaatttgttgaGTGTTTGTCCCCAAATGGGaagtaataataattaaaaaatagtttcaatAATGAATGAGTTAACATATACTAATAACCTAACAATAACAAACACCGACACTTGTTTTTAAAGGTACAATGGTGGTGTTAGATTTTGGTAGGGCACTACCATTTCATCGCTTAGTGGATAGCGACAATTTGATTTCACAATACGCAATTGGAGGGCTTATAAGTACTGTAGTCGTTTTATGGGCCGGCCCTGAAAATATTGGATTAGACTTTGACTTGGGTCGTTTTATGGGCCGGCCCTGAAAATCTGAAAACCACCTTCCATTTTTTTGGGTCCGAAAAACCaccttccttttttattttatttggtaaATGCGTATATATTACTTTCCATAATGGTATGAAATCCTTATCCTCTGCCACACTCATCTCTTTTCGCCTGCAAATTGATATTTGGCCTCAAACAACacaataaaatttgaaattgaagcaaaggaaaggaaagtccaaaacaaactcaaaGAAGCAACATCATGAATTGAATAGGCAATACCAAGCCACCACAGTATCTAAAATTAAATCCCTTCCACAATTTAAGGAAAAATTCCCGGAAAAATTCCCACCAAAATCCGCCTGAATTTGAACTATACTTGCAGTAATAGCAGCAcagtatggggaggggattaAGCAAGTCCACGTGCCCATTTCTGAGTCGCCATTTCAAAACTGATGATGGGAAAATATCAAAGCTTAGTCAACTTTTGCGCACCCAAAGCCAGACAAGTCAAGACATGTTTTAGTGCGAAAACGTGCATATCGTATTTCGCTAATGTAGAGCAGAGGTGTTGTCACTTTCAAACTCTTTGTCAAAATTAACCTTTGCCTCCTCTCTACGAGTCTCTCATTCCCATTCTCCGACTTTATATATCATAACCCAAACCCCCTCCTCAATCGCCAAATCCTAAATTCCAGTTTATTTACATTATTCGACacattttcctttctttttctttttttataattaaattataaaagttattgataatatattttgaaaCATGAAAGTTCGCAGTTCTTTGTCGGAGAGGCCCGGGTTCCTCGCCGTCGTTTTGCTTATCCTCATCGGCGTCGGGCTCTTCATCTGGAGTTTCAGCCGCGTTGGGACCTCCATGCTTTGCTCGCTGGCGGGCCCCACATTTCTCCTCGCCGTAGACGAGAACTACTCGCCTACGGGGATCCAGCTCCAAGCCATTCTCCACTACGCCACGTCGCGCCAGACCCCGCAGCAATCGCGCGGCGAGATCGGCGTCTCCTTCGAGGTCCTCAAGGCTCGCGCGCCGTGCAACTTCCTCGTGTTCGGTCTCGGCTTCGACTCGCAAATGTGGGCGTCGTTCAATCCACGTGGCACGACGCTGTTCCTCGAGGAGGACCCCAAGTGGGTCCAGACCGTCCTCAAGGACGCGCCGCATCTCCGGGCGCAGACGGTGCGCTACCGCACGCACCTCAAGGAAGCGGACGATCTCCTCTCCTCGTACCGATCCGAACCGTCGTGTTCTCCGTCCGAGGCGGTCCTGCGTGGCAACGCGCAGTGCAGGCTGGCGCTGAACAACCTGCCGGACGAGGTGTACGAGAGGGAGTGGGACCTGATCATGATCGACGCGCCGCGCGGGTACTTCCCCGAGGCGCCGGGGCGGATGGCTGCTATATTCTCGGCAGCTGTGATGGCGAGGAGAAGGCAGGGATCTGGTGTGACGCACGTGTTCCTGCACGATGTGAATCGGAGGGTGGAGAAGGTGTATGCGGACGAGTTCCTGTGCAGGAAGTACTTGGTTAAGGCCGTGGGGAGGCTCTGGCACTTTGAGATTCCCTCCGCCGCTAACGCGACGGAAATTGACGGCGCACGCTTTTGCTAACACGCGGCGCAGGCAAAACGGTTTACAGTATTGGGtgctcaattttttttcttttattttaattttattttaccttttttattataaaaattataaagcGGTTTACAGTATGATAATGGACAGTTCATTCATAACCGTACTACTCTGAGGGATTATGTAAAACCGATGAAATGATTCGTAGTGGGCCTCTAAGGCTATCTCCAATCATGTAAGGGATAAACTTAAATTTTCATGTGCATGCCACATGTAGAAGagttgatttttattttagagatATAAAAGAGTTGATAAATGTACAAAATTTAATCCCATGTATAACATAACATAATAAATGCACATTTTGGAATGGTTAAATGTCTTGAAGGTTAGGTTTTGTTAGGCCCAACAGTGACCTGCCCCAAAAGCGGAACTTGGTCAATTTGAGCCCAGCTATGTGCTAGTGGGGTGGTATAATTTGACATTCGTTGTTACTTTTAATCATCTCATCAAAACTAATTATTCTCATTACCCCACTAGGAATAGGAATACGACTTGTAGTGCTTTTTTAACtgatacaaaattaaaactcttCACTACTTAGgggataaaaaaaatctagttTCAGCGTCCCAACTAATAATGTTATGTCACGTGAAAGTGTTATCACGTGTATCATAGTATTATTGGTCGGGTACAACAAAATAGTGTTTTTTATTGTTTCATGAAAGTATTTTTGAATACGCGAGCTAAAAAAACGTGGGTGCACAGTGTTGTGGAACACTATAGAAGCCTAAACAAAGAAGAATTTGGTGTTTGTTTTCATATTAGATTACTCAAACTAAACACATGACAAAGCTTATAAACCCGTCGTGGGTGCTCCAAAACTTTCCATGTGATAGATAGATCTAAGttatcttttttgttcttgttctttgcTTGAATTAAGTTGGATTGTTTTTGAGAAGTTGGGTTGTCTTAAGTGTTTGACCGGGTTTCATGTCTTGGAATTTGACTaaaggtttttcttttatcaaagCCTAACAATTTTAGGAAAACAACTAgataaaatagaaataaaatttgataaaattctTACCCAAGAAGTGAACCCCAAACCTACGAAAGAAAAACCTTTAGTCAAATTCCAAGACTTAAAACCTGGTCAAACACTTCAGACAACCCccacaataaagaaaatagaagaCATGCTTGAACAATTGACACCaatcaaagaaaaacccaCTAAACCAGAGTCATCCACAACCCTTAAGGTCATCCAAGTAAACCCAATAGATACAGAGTCAAGCCCTGACATTGACACTGATTCTAGTAATATATCAAAAATAGAAAACGCAtttaacaatttaaaactCAGTAGACTAAGGAGTAAAATAAATCCCACTAGTTTAACAAAGAACTGGTATCCTAAGCCAACTACCCCAGATATCTagtttgaagaaagaaattttcaAAGCCAATTCTGAGTCTCTTCTGATAAACTTTATGAGCGGAATCTTGATGGCATGTCTGAACAAGAAATTATGAATAAATTGCAGCACATGTCTATGGTCGCCAATAGTTACATCACTAATCACAACCTTAGACAGTTAGAAATAGAGCCCCTTTTAGAAACAGGATTCACAGGAACTTTACGTTCTTGGTGGGATAAACATCTCACAGAATAGTCAAAACGACAAATAGTACATGCAGTAAAACTAAATGAAGGTGGATTCCCTATATTTGATGAAAATGTCAATATGGGAATTGAAGATGGAGTCAATACCTTATTATACACAATAATTGAACATTTCATAGGTACACCTAGTAACACTATAGCTAGAATTCATGATCATCTTAGCAACCTTAGATGTCCCAAGTTGAGTGATTTCAGATGGTACAAAGATGTATTTATATCTAGAGTCATGCTAAGAGATGACAGTAATCAaccattttggaaagaaaaattcattaacGGTCTTCCCAATCTTTTCGCACACAAAATACAAGTGCTTATAAGTAATGATCAGGGTCACATAGATTTCGATAGTTTAACTTATGGAAATATTATTAGTACAATTAACCAAGTAGGAATGAAAATGTGCGTTGACATGAAAATAGGTAAACAAATTCAGTCAGAAAGAAATTCAGCTAAATATGAATTAGGAGATTTCTGTGAACAATATGGTTTAGCATCTATTCCTCCGTCTAGAAAAGTTAAGCATAAGAATTATGACCAAAACAGTCGAACAAGACGTTACACTAAAAAACGACAATCCTTCAAAAATGATAATGAATTTTATAGTAAAAACAAGTTTAACCCAAAGGGAAAAAATTGGTCAAAAGTACccaaaaaatatagaaaagacaaatttaaaaagaacaccgacaaaagaaaagttgagTGCTAGAAATGTAAAAAACATGGTCATTATGCTAATGAATGTAAAGTAAAAGACACAATCAAGCAATTAAAAATCATAGATGAAGAAAAAGCCCaattaattaaagttttagaattaagaaactCTGAGTCTAGTGGAATTGAGACCCCGGTAACAAGCTCAATAGACTATAGTTCCACATATTCCCAATCAAGTtccccaaaaatccaattcgGTTGTAAGGATAATTGTTGTAATGTCTTAACTAAGTCAATAAAAGTCCttacaaaacaagaagagcaagaagaattattaattgatttaattagttaagtagaaaattcaaaattaaaatcagattatttaaagaaattaaaaaaagtcatTGGTCAGGAAGAAACGAGTCAACACATTCCCCCACAAATAAGTCTAAATACTAGCTTAGAACAATTCAACAAAAGAACAGAAGTCACTTTACAAGATTTACAACTTGAAGTAAAAACCATAAAAAAGGAAATCGCTGTGTTAAAACTGTTCAACCGACAATTACAAAGTGATAATATTGAAATCAAACAAGACTTGATTAATCTactagaaaaaataaaacctaacaACAACGGTAAAAGACAGTTTGAAGACCAATCTGAAGATGAAAATGAACATTCAAGTACCGACAAAGCTATTAATTTGCTTCTCAGTGTCAAGGCTTGACTCTGTTGTAACATCCCGCATCGATCAACGGAGatggggtgatgtgccttatacgTACATACCCGCCTACATCTAGcatgaggccttttgggaactcattggcttcggagtcatgggaactccgaagttaagcgagttgggctAGAGTAATCCCAGAATGGGTGACTCACTGGGAAATTGCTCGTAAGTttcaagaaacaaaaccgtgagggccgagaggggggcccaaagcggacaatatcgtgctaaaGCGGAGCCAATCCTGGGATGTGACATCTGTATCTATTGGGTTGACTTGGATGACCTTAAGGGTTGAGGATGACTCTGGTTTAGTGGGTTTTTCTTTGACTGGTGTCAATTGTTCAAGcatttcttctattttcttcattGTGGGGGTTGTCTTAAGTGTTTGACCGAGTTTTAGGTCTTGGAATTTGACTAAAGGTTTTTCTTTCGTAGGTTTGGGGTTCACTTCTTGGGTAagaattttatcaaattttgtttctattttatcTAGTTGTTTTCCTAAAATTATTAGGCTTTGAtttgtataattattttgctCAACcaattttttatcattttgttcAGGGATTTTAAAGGGACTAGCAGTGATTTTAGCATTTTTATGATTAATTATAATTGTTTCTACTGGTGGATAACTAGTTATGACTTCTgtgttgtcttctttttttcacttttcttgTGTTAAAGtacttatttctttcttttgctgATAAAGATTTTCAACAAAACCAAGAAAGAATATTTTAGACTTAGTTTGCAACATGTAAGTTTTCcattcattaaaaatttgaTGTCTTTGTTCTTTACTTGGATAGGTTGTTCTATATCTATTGCGTctttcaatattttcttttgactcGAGATGTTTATCAAGAGTTTTCCAatgtattttaaatttcttatttagGGTCCTTAATTGGTTATCTACTGGGATGGCTTCGGCTTCGAAATTTGTTTGCATAAGAGAGTTTggtccttcattttcttcgaTTGGTTTTTTATTGTAACATGGGTGACTAACTTGAGAGCTTTTCCTAAGTGATGCTAGCTTCAAGTCGATTAGGGTTTTTTCTAATTCTAAATCTCTTTCTAGAGTAAAGGAGGAAGCTGCGAAAGAATGTCTAGCAGGAGTATGTTTAAAGGATTGACTAGGTGTTGGGAGCTGTTGTATCTGTATTGAGGACTTGTGGGTCTGAtttccaaaatttatttttactgtACCATTTATGCTGAATAGGAGcgggttgactttttgttgCTAGTGTCCAATCTAGGAGTAGAGTTACTTCTGACCACTTAATTGCATGGGGGACTATTATGTTAGCATCAGCTTTACTAATTTGGATAAGCAAGGTTTGGTCTTTTGGGCTTTTATTTAGAGATTGGAAATTCATATTAGTTCCTGTGACTTTATAATAAATTCTATAGACTAGGGCTAGAGGCTGAGTACCTGGCAAGACTTTATATCCTGAAGTTTTAATGTTTAATGTCAAAGTCTTTAATATGTGGGGATCACTAAGGCTTACTGTGAAGTCTAGGGAACAGTCAAAATGAATTGGACCATTAAACAGACTCGACTCTATGATTCCTAGAGTACTATCACTAAAATTGGTGAATCTTCCATCACGTAGGCAAAGTAAAATGAAGGCATTTAGTCCTAATCGAGTGAGAGGTTTTACTGCTACTTGAACTAGGCCAATGTGAAGGAAATTATTTCCATCTCTCTtatatttctttattgaaTCAAGATTAAGTAATTGACAAGTTTCGTGTTCTTTACTTAAGGCATAGACTTGCTCAACTGTTTTGACATGGGTTGTACTTTTGAAGGAGGAAAGTGACCATCTTTTCTTCTAAATTTATGTACTAGGGACTTTGGGGATATTCCAGTCTTTGTAATCAATTTCACTATTAGTTTCATATTctatttgttcttcatttaCTATTTCTGGGAGTTTACTAGTATTGGTTTTGGAACTGCTACTGTTATAAAAGTTTGATCTAAACATCGACTCATCAAAGCAAGCTTACTGGTTCTTCACTTTTGGGTGAGAAGAAAACCTGAAATTCTACTGTAGACTCAAGGCTACCTGAAAACCTAGgaactctctttctctccgcTAATGCCTTACCTAAGTCTTGTTGTTTGGAATCTAGGACTTATTGTTTGGGTTGGAAGAGAGTGACAGACAAACTGGTAATCTTTGAAATAACAGTATGAACTTACAGATGAACTTCTAACTCATAGGGGAAGCTACCAGCCACTTGGGCGAAATGAGAAGCAAATTTAGAATGACTCTTCAACACTTATAGCTCTGATATCAAGAAGGGAGTAGTGCCAGTAAGGGAGTAAtgcataaatgaaaataatgcTTAAATGAGAGAACTTACAGAAAATTTTGACTGAAAGATTTTATTGATAGAAAGTAGCACTCATATTTTACAGAAAATCTTGACTGAAAGATTTTATTGATAGAAGTAGCACTCATATTTTACAAGTAGAgctttcatatatatatggtcCCCTTCTACTGAGGGATtcatcaaataattttatttgaaggacACCATATAGGGTCccttactattttttttttcaaagatccaaaccatctattttttaagtctatattcatagatcatccttgcaaaaaattagacaaatagGAAACACTAGATGACTAGagccctataaatacatgacTATATTCAACACACAAGTTATTTCGAAATCCATTTTCTGCCCAAAAAACCctacactctctctctctcgccgCCGCCCCTCTCTCCATATTTTCCCATCACGGCTCCAACCACCAAATACGACTCCAGCCACCCAGTTCTCACCCTAGAGAAAACTCCGTACCATTTTTTAGCTATTATTTCTCCTTGATACaatcgaactaacttaggcattaGAAGGCCTTTGACGTGTGGTCTTTTACTCTAGTTTAATTTTACAAGGAtcaaggaagagagaaaaataagtttAAAGGGCGAATGGCGAAGGATTTTCAATACAATCCCATAACCAGGAGGCAAATAGAGTTcacataaataataagaagaagaaaaaaaaagttacacaTTTATTATCAGTAAAGTAGAAGCAATATGAGGAAGCCAAGCTAGGCTGTATGTGACATAGTATCAAATGTTTTTCTCCTAACCAAGAGGCAAGTGATGCTGGATGGCTGGGTGTGTGTATTGTTAAGGGTGCATAGAACAAAATCAGGGCGGTACAGAGCAAGCGTTAACCGATCCTCCCCCAAAACCAAACCAGTTGCATCAAGCAAAACATGCCATG
The window above is part of the Prunus dulcis chromosome 1, ALMONDv2, whole genome shotgun sequence genome. Proteins encoded here:
- the LOC117615911 gene encoding non-specific lipid transfer protein GPI-anchored 1 — encoded protein: MMKKMLVVALFLIVGSVREASAEATVAQKCSNQFQKVAVCLSYATGKAETPTKECCESVKGIKDSEPECLCYVMQQANSGSDEIKKMGIQVAKLLQLPTACSLKNASASDCPKLLGIPAGSPEAAIFNNTASTPTPSAPAGKSAPEKAGDSSGITKPGPHHAGLMATAVAIIFFTIPVVGSISNLFV
- the LOC117616822 gene encoding probable methyltransferase At1g27930, which translates into the protein MKVRSSLSERPGFLAVVLLILIGVGLFIWSFSRVGTSMLCSLAGPTFLLAVDENYSPTGIQLQAILHYATSRQTPQQSRGEIGVSFEVLKARAPCNFLVFGLGFDSQMWASFNPRGTTLFLEEDPKWVQTVLKDAPHLRAQTVRYRTHLKEADDLLSSYRSEPSCSPSEAVLRGNAQCRLALNNLPDEVYEREWDLIMIDAPRGYFPEAPGRMAAIFSAAVMARRRQGSGVTHVFLHDVNRRVEKVYADEFLCRKYLVKAVGRLWHFEIPSAANATEIDGARFC